From Micromonospora auratinigra:
CCCGGGTCTCGGCTTGTCGGGTCGAGCCTGGCTGCGCCGCCGGGCCGGGGCGAGCCCGGCCGGTCCCGCCTGTGGACGACGGGCCGGGCTGTGGACAACGACCTGATCAAGGTCCCGTCTGGTAGGGACCACGGTCCCTGGGGTGTCGACCGGCGGCGACACATGATCGACCGGTACGGCGGGGCGAGGCGGTTTCCGCACCCGCACCCACTGGGTAAGGCGTTGATCAACCGAGAGAAAGGGAGCGACATGCTTCTCCGAGACGTCTGTGAGGCCCGGCGATGAGCGCTGTGACGAACCCCGCGACCGTGGCCGAGTGCCTGCGCGTCGGTGCCGGCTTCTCCCAGGGCGACCGGAACTGGATCGCGGAGCAGTTCGCCACCCTCGACGCCCGGCTCGCCGGCTTCCACGCCGACGCCACCGAGCTGGAGGTGTCGGTCAAGGACCGCGAGGCACGGGGGCAGAAGGTGACCCTGGAGTGCTGGGTCGCGGGCCGGCAGAAGATCGTCACCACCTCCACCGAGGAGGACCTGCACGCCGCGCTCAACGACGTCCGGGACGACCTGCGCCGCAAGCTCAACGACGCGAAGACCCGACAGGAGCCCCGCAGCAACAAGCACCTGCGGGAGGTCACCCAGCCGGAGATCGCCCCCGTTGCCGACGACGACGCCGACCTCCACCGGGCCGACGCCGAGACCGCCTGACCACCGCTGACGCGTCAGGTCGGGGTGTCCGCCGTACGGTGGCCGCCCCGACCTGACGCGTCCGTCCCGGCGGGGGCTACCGCCCGGTAGCAAGGCGGCGTACCGTCGCGGTCGTGGAACCCGACGTGCTGGGACCGCCGTACGAGCGGCAGACGATCGACCTGGGCACCGACGACGAGGGACCGGTCGTCGCGACCCTGGTCCGCCGGCGGGCCGAGCGCCCGACCGGCCGGGCCGTGCTCTACGTGCACGGCTTCGTCGACTACTTCTTCCAGACCCACGTCGCCGACTTCTTCGCCGAGCGGGGCTGGGACTTCTACGCCCTCGACCTGCGCAAGTACGGCCGCAGCCTGCAACCGCACCAGACGCCGAACTTCTGCCGCGACCTGAGCGAGTACTTCCCCGAGCTGGACGCCGCCGTGAAGATCATCCGGGCGGACGAGGGGCACGACACCCTGCTCGCCATGGGCCACTCCACCGGCGGCCTGATCATCTCGCTCTGGGCGCACGCCCGCCGCGAGGCCGGCCTGGTCGACGGGATCTTCCTCAACAGCCCCTTCTTCGACATCAACGCCCCCTGGCTGGTCCGTC
This genomic window contains:
- a CDS encoding HPF/RaiA family ribosome-associated protein codes for the protein MSAVTNPATVAECLRVGAGFSQGDRNWIAEQFATLDARLAGFHADATELEVSVKDREARGQKVTLECWVAGRQKIVTTSTEEDLHAALNDVRDDLRRKLNDAKTRQEPRSNKHLREVTQPEIAPVADDDADLHRADAETA